A single window of Bombus pascuorum chromosome 1, iyBomPasc1.1, whole genome shotgun sequence DNA harbors:
- the LOC132916100 gene encoding membrane metallo-endopeptidase-like 1 isoform X1: MKFTWIIVFLAAIAADVNSILNNSFGLRWLLSATTEESKLKEERPLCLTQQCKYLAKSLRESMNQSVNPCEDFYEYSCGNWPKHNPLPVDENQWNFLVKAERKVDDRLKEIMEEEVKPDDLRATKFAKMAFKACLDTDEIERIGLQPLVSTMWRTGGWPLIMKKDEWDQEIYKWQIVDDYYARLTGLNSFHDVQVPMRYLIYNERSRLFVDTPRLSAKVDRLLDFDEIYVASSEEDDLEEESQERGSEEWPRSKEDDEFQMLEKEIVKKNINNRTIHRERISEKIKTMKKHAMEIQLKEGTKGAITRARVGNKRRYVERIVKSWEYELIYKSDSVGKSTETNSGKSHERIEDTNNDLYFDDDDNESEGISADQGEYNSGGKIDENDEENDNSNNAASGSGSGDYEWDDEDGNGSGDYERDDEDSSGNGSGDYKDNDNENRDDDDSDNSDNYDGTSKKDMEVENKRKMYAEYILNVSIALSEARGVSIPRERLLEDIGDLLKFQIRLLTYIHKYKKALTAELKALQNRYGALKAWTENGKINWMTKIKDVFATGGMEIPDDYVLTSADDYIKALTKLLDRTPSRIIVNYIHWNFLSKVIHATTKKMRELYYNWDGKVPTRRTNYCVEEMNAVNILGYEYVKRYLPEEVLQAASDTVNDIQREVEYRVKNSTGVDIGVGHIILDKLIYMKKQIEYPKSYRNITIMKERFRGLSASKSHFENMLSIMRYKKWRNLKTLFSENDASEAFGERTSDNFNPLLVNTMFSLWQNNIQITAANFQQLLFDFRQPWYTSYGIIGLVMSHQINHGFSVIDRMFDKDDDITVWSRKMKDAYRKRAQSFIDQFTRYGVLEKKVGDSILQNYDLQTSGENIVDTMALNYAFEAYKRRLRECGKSDVMLPGLEHMSNEQLFFLSFANLWCEVIKPDKLKEEIRDDLHRPGLLRVIASISNSKDFAEAYNCPLNSPKKPNGEM; the protein is encoded by the exons ATGAAATTCACGTGGATTat CGTATTTTTGGCTGCCATTGCAGCCGATGTCAATAGCATATTGAACAACTCCTTTGGTTTACGATGGTTATTAAGTGCAACTACAGAAGAATCAAAACTAAAGGAAGAACGACCGCTTTGCCTTACTCAACAATGCAAGTACCTTG CGAAGTCATTACGAGAGAGTATGAACCAAAGCGTGAATCCATGCGAAGATTTCTACGAGTATTCGTGTGGCAATTGGCCAAAGCATAATCCACTTCCTGTTGACGAAAACCAATGGAATTTCTTAGTCAAGGCAGAAAGAAAGGTCGATGACCGTCTTAAAG AAATTATGGAAGAGGAAGTGAAACCTGATGATCTGCGTGCAACAAAATTCGCTAAAATGGCGTTTAAAGCTTGCTTGGACACAG aCGAGATAGAAAGAATTGGTCTTCAGCCACTTGTATCTACAATGTGGAGGACAGGTGGCTGGCCATTAATAATGAAGAAAGATGAATGGGATCAGGAAATATACAAATGGCAAATTGTGGACGATTACTATGCTCGTTTGACAGGATTAAATAGTTTCCATGATGTACAGGTTCCCATGAGGTACTTGATCTATAATGAAAGATCAAGGCTGTTT GTCGATACTCCTCGATTATCGGCAAAAGTGGACAGACTTCTAGATTTCGATGAAATCTACGTAGCTAGCAGCGAAGAAGACGACCTCGAAGAAGAAAGTCAGGAACGAGGTAGCGAGGAATGGCCACGCTCTAAAGAAGACGACGAATTTCAAATGCTAGAAAAGGAAAtcgttaagaaaaatattaataatcgtaCGATTCACAGGGAAAGAATAAGTGAAAAGATCAAGACGATGAAGAAACATGCCATGGAGATACAGTTAAAAGAAGGAACGAAAGGGGCCATAACGCGAGCAAGAGTTGGTAACAAGAGACGATACGTGGAAAGAATTGTTAAGTCGTGGGAATATGagttaatatataaatctgatAGCGTTGGAAAATCTACAGAAACGAACAGTGGAAAGAGTCACGAAAGAATAGAGGATACGAATAACGACTTGTACTTTGACGACGATGATAATGAAAGTGAAGGCATCAGCGCGGATCAAGGAGAATACAATAGCGGCGGTaaaatcgatgaaaacgaTGAAGAGAATGATAATAGCAATAATGCTGCGAGTGGTAGCGGTAGTGGTGATTATGAATGGGACGACGAAGACGGTAATGGGAGCGGTGACTATGAACGGGATGACGAAGATAGTAGTGGAAATGGCAGCGGCGATTACAAGGATAATGATAACGAAAATAGAGATGACGACGATAGCGATAATAGCGATAACTATGACGGAACTAGTAAAAAAGATATGGAAgtggaaaataagagaaaaatgtacGCAGAGTATATACTAAATGTTAGCATAGCGCTTTCTGAAGCAAGAGGCGTTTCAATACCAAGGGAAAGGCTCCTGGAAGACATTGGCGACTtgcttaaatttcaaataagaCTTCTAACG TACATACACAAATACAAGAAAGCGCTGACCGCTGAACTTAAAGCACTTCAAAACAGATACGGTGCTTTGAAGGCTTGGACGGAAAACGGGAAA ATTAACTGGATgacgaaaataaaagatgtgTTTGCTACTGGAGGTATGGAAATTCCTGACGATTATGTCTTAACTTCAGCCGATGATTATATCAAAGCGTTGACAAAATTATTAGATAGAACTCCAAGTAGAATAATTG tGAATTACATACATTGGAATTTTCTTAGTAAAGTGATACACGCAACTACGAAAAAAATGAGAGAATTATACTATAATTGGGATGGTAAAGTACCCACAAGGAG AACAAACTACTGTGTCGAAGAAATGAATGCGGTAAACATTCTGGGATACGAATATGTGAAACGATATTTACCAGAAGAAGTTCTACAAGcg GCTTCAGATACTGTAAACGACATCCAAAGAGAAGTTGAATATCGAGTCAAAAATTCAACTGGGGTGGACATTGGAGTCGGACATATTATTTtggataaattaatatacatgaAGAAACAGATCGAGTATCCGAAATCATATCGAAATATTACTATCATGAAAGAACGTTTCAGAGGC CTTAGCGCTAGCAAGTCGCATTTCGAAAACATGTTAAGCATTATGAGATATAAGAAATGGAGAAATCTAAAAACTTTATTCTCGGAAAATGATGCTTCCGAAGCATTTGGAGA ACGTACAAGCGACAACTTTAATCCCTTGCTAGTAAACACCATGTTCTCACTATGGCAAAATAACATTC AAATAACAGCAGCAAATTTTCAACAGCTCCTCTTTGATTTTAGACAACCATG GTACACAAGTTATGGTATTATCGGACTAGTCATGAGTCATCAAATAAATCATGGTTTTAGTGTTATAG ATCGTATGTTCGACAAAGATGATGATATCACGGTCTGGTCACGTAAAATGAAAGACGCGTACCGCAAAAGAGCGCAATCTTTCATAGATCAATTTACGAGATATGGTGTTTTGGAGAAAAAAGTAGGAGATTCTATACTACAG AATTATGATCTGCAAACATCAGGTGAAAATATTGTAGACACAATGGCCTTAAACTATGCATTTGAAGCTTACAAACGAAGGTTACGAGAATGTGGAAAATCAGACGTTATGCTACCAGGATTAGAGCACATGAGTAACGAGCAACTATTCTTCTTGTCCTTTGCTAAT TTGTGGTGTGAAGTGATAAAACCGGACAAGTTAAAAGAGGAAATAAGAGACGATCTACACCGTCCCGGTTTGTTAAGAGTAATTGCTTCGATATCTAATTCTAAAGATTTCGCTGAAGCTTACAATTGCCCATTAAATAGCCCTAAGAAACCCAACGGAGAAATGTAG
- the LOC132916100 gene encoding uncharacterized protein LOC132916100 isoform X2: MKFTWIIVFLAAIAADVNSILNNSFGLRWLLSATTEESKLKEERPLCLTQQCKYLAKSLRESMNQSVNPCEDFYEYSCGNWPKHNPLPVDENQWNFLVKAERKVDDRLKEIMEEEVKPDDLRATKFAKMAFKACLDTDEIERIGLQPLVSTMWRTGGWPLIMKKDEWDQEIYKWQIVDDYYARLTGLNSFHDVQVPMRYLIYNERSRLFVDTPRLSAKVDRLLDFDEIYVASSEEDDLEEESQERGSEEWPRSKEDDEFQMLEKEIVKKNINNRTIHRERISEKIKTMKKHAMEIQLKEGTKGAITRARVGNKRRYVERIVKSWEYELIYKSDSVGKSTETNSGKSHERIEDTNNDLYFDDDDNESEGISADQGEYNSGGKIDENDEENDNSNNAASGSGSGDYEWDDEDGNGSGDYERDDEDSSGNGSGDYKDNDNENRDDDDSDNSDNYDGTSKKDMEVENKRKMYAEYILNVSIALSEARGVSIPRERLLEDIGDLLKFQIRLLTYIHKYKKALTAELKALQNRYGALKAWTENGKINWMTKIKDVFATGGMEIPDDYVLTSADDYIKALTKLLDRTPSRIIVNYIHWNFLSKVIHATTKKMRELYYNWDGKVPTRRTNYCVEEMNAVNILGYEYVKRYLPEEVLQAASDTVNDIQREVEYRVKNSTGVDIGVGHIILDKLIYMKKQIEYPKSYRNITIMKERFRGLSASKSHFENMLSIMRYKKWRNLKTLFSENDASEAFGERTSDNFNPLLVNTMFSLWQNNIQITAANFQQLLFDFRQP; this comes from the exons ATGAAATTCACGTGGATTat CGTATTTTTGGCTGCCATTGCAGCCGATGTCAATAGCATATTGAACAACTCCTTTGGTTTACGATGGTTATTAAGTGCAACTACAGAAGAATCAAAACTAAAGGAAGAACGACCGCTTTGCCTTACTCAACAATGCAAGTACCTTG CGAAGTCATTACGAGAGAGTATGAACCAAAGCGTGAATCCATGCGAAGATTTCTACGAGTATTCGTGTGGCAATTGGCCAAAGCATAATCCACTTCCTGTTGACGAAAACCAATGGAATTTCTTAGTCAAGGCAGAAAGAAAGGTCGATGACCGTCTTAAAG AAATTATGGAAGAGGAAGTGAAACCTGATGATCTGCGTGCAACAAAATTCGCTAAAATGGCGTTTAAAGCTTGCTTGGACACAG aCGAGATAGAAAGAATTGGTCTTCAGCCACTTGTATCTACAATGTGGAGGACAGGTGGCTGGCCATTAATAATGAAGAAAGATGAATGGGATCAGGAAATATACAAATGGCAAATTGTGGACGATTACTATGCTCGTTTGACAGGATTAAATAGTTTCCATGATGTACAGGTTCCCATGAGGTACTTGATCTATAATGAAAGATCAAGGCTGTTT GTCGATACTCCTCGATTATCGGCAAAAGTGGACAGACTTCTAGATTTCGATGAAATCTACGTAGCTAGCAGCGAAGAAGACGACCTCGAAGAAGAAAGTCAGGAACGAGGTAGCGAGGAATGGCCACGCTCTAAAGAAGACGACGAATTTCAAATGCTAGAAAAGGAAAtcgttaagaaaaatattaataatcgtaCGATTCACAGGGAAAGAATAAGTGAAAAGATCAAGACGATGAAGAAACATGCCATGGAGATACAGTTAAAAGAAGGAACGAAAGGGGCCATAACGCGAGCAAGAGTTGGTAACAAGAGACGATACGTGGAAAGAATTGTTAAGTCGTGGGAATATGagttaatatataaatctgatAGCGTTGGAAAATCTACAGAAACGAACAGTGGAAAGAGTCACGAAAGAATAGAGGATACGAATAACGACTTGTACTTTGACGACGATGATAATGAAAGTGAAGGCATCAGCGCGGATCAAGGAGAATACAATAGCGGCGGTaaaatcgatgaaaacgaTGAAGAGAATGATAATAGCAATAATGCTGCGAGTGGTAGCGGTAGTGGTGATTATGAATGGGACGACGAAGACGGTAATGGGAGCGGTGACTATGAACGGGATGACGAAGATAGTAGTGGAAATGGCAGCGGCGATTACAAGGATAATGATAACGAAAATAGAGATGACGACGATAGCGATAATAGCGATAACTATGACGGAACTAGTAAAAAAGATATGGAAgtggaaaataagagaaaaatgtacGCAGAGTATATACTAAATGTTAGCATAGCGCTTTCTGAAGCAAGAGGCGTTTCAATACCAAGGGAAAGGCTCCTGGAAGACATTGGCGACTtgcttaaatttcaaataagaCTTCTAACG TACATACACAAATACAAGAAAGCGCTGACCGCTGAACTTAAAGCACTTCAAAACAGATACGGTGCTTTGAAGGCTTGGACGGAAAACGGGAAA ATTAACTGGATgacgaaaataaaagatgtgTTTGCTACTGGAGGTATGGAAATTCCTGACGATTATGTCTTAACTTCAGCCGATGATTATATCAAAGCGTTGACAAAATTATTAGATAGAACTCCAAGTAGAATAATTG tGAATTACATACATTGGAATTTTCTTAGTAAAGTGATACACGCAACTACGAAAAAAATGAGAGAATTATACTATAATTGGGATGGTAAAGTACCCACAAGGAG AACAAACTACTGTGTCGAAGAAATGAATGCGGTAAACATTCTGGGATACGAATATGTGAAACGATATTTACCAGAAGAAGTTCTACAAGcg GCTTCAGATACTGTAAACGACATCCAAAGAGAAGTTGAATATCGAGTCAAAAATTCAACTGGGGTGGACATTGGAGTCGGACATATTATTTtggataaattaatatacatgaAGAAACAGATCGAGTATCCGAAATCATATCGAAATATTACTATCATGAAAGAACGTTTCAGAGGC CTTAGCGCTAGCAAGTCGCATTTCGAAAACATGTTAAGCATTATGAGATATAAGAAATGGAGAAATCTAAAAACTTTATTCTCGGAAAATGATGCTTCCGAAGCATTTGGAGA ACGTACAAGCGACAACTTTAATCCCTTGCTAGTAAACACCATGTTCTCACTATGGCAAAATAACATTC AAATAACAGCAGCAAATTTTCAACAGCTCCTCTTTGATTTTAGACAACCATG A